A single region of the Streptomyces sp. NBC_01803 genome encodes:
- a CDS encoding DEAD/DEAH box helicase family protein, producing the protein MFLTAAELRDGGPEGLTKALERTLWHLGFQDVRVIDGAHDHGADLLAVRDREQWVFQSKWKAHGAADHAGVDDLERARTHYRADKAVLVTNTDITASAEARRRALAGIGVDIILWHGATLDAIGQGMPDRVPAPYALRPYQERAVTAIQRDLDAEGTALLVLATGLGKTVVGGEVIGNLLVARPDACVLVVAHMRDLVGQLEKALWRHLPKNVPTRLLTGESKSPRALDGVVVATVESALSAVRTGYEPDLVMIDETHHVAETGRFAELLDLCGAAGRFGVTATPWRGDKFDITARFGRPSFKMGIAEGMAAGYLSAVDYKLYADGVDWDTVQEISRHGYSIKDLNRRLFLPQRDEEIIEHLRTAWRETAEPRAIVFCQTIEHAEHMAGLLAVSDPAWANASHLHSGLPKRHRDVLLNEFRLGRVPVITCVDVFNEGVDVPDVNLIAFLRVTHSRRIFVQQLGRGLRLSPGKKTLKVLDFVTDIRRAAAVLNLRRTLEAEETEHLELPHVSRIEFQDETVGSLMDMWIQDAADLETAADEVRLQFPLPKGIL; encoded by the coding sequence GTGTTCCTGACGGCCGCCGAACTGCGCGACGGCGGCCCGGAGGGACTGACCAAGGCGCTCGAGCGGACCCTGTGGCACCTGGGCTTCCAGGACGTCCGCGTCATCGACGGCGCCCACGACCACGGCGCCGACCTGCTCGCGGTTCGCGACCGTGAGCAGTGGGTGTTCCAGAGCAAGTGGAAGGCGCACGGCGCGGCCGACCACGCGGGTGTCGACGACCTCGAGCGCGCCCGCACCCACTACCGCGCCGACAAGGCCGTTCTGGTGACCAACACGGACATCACCGCGTCGGCCGAGGCGCGGCGCCGGGCGTTGGCGGGGATCGGCGTCGACATCATCTTGTGGCACGGGGCCACCCTGGACGCCATCGGCCAGGGGATGCCCGACCGCGTGCCCGCTCCCTACGCCCTGCGGCCGTACCAGGAGCGGGCCGTGACCGCTATCCAGCGGGACCTCGACGCCGAAGGGACGGCACTGCTGGTCCTGGCGACGGGGCTGGGCAAGACGGTCGTCGGCGGCGAGGTCATCGGTAACCTCCTCGTCGCGCGTCCGGACGCCTGCGTCCTGGTAGTCGCACACATGCGCGACCTGGTCGGCCAGTTGGAGAAAGCGCTGTGGCGGCATCTCCCGAAGAATGTGCCCACCCGCCTTCTCACCGGCGAGAGCAAGTCGCCCCGGGCCCTTGACGGCGTTGTCGTCGCGACCGTGGAGTCGGCGCTGTCCGCCGTGCGCACGGGCTACGAACCCGACCTCGTCATGATCGACGAGACCCATCACGTGGCCGAGACCGGCAGGTTTGCGGAACTCCTTGATCTGTGTGGGGCTGCGGGGCGTTTTGGAGTCACCGCTACCCCCTGGCGTGGCGACAAATTCGACATCACGGCCCGCTTCGGCCGCCCCAGCTTCAAGATGGGCATCGCCGAAGGCATGGCGGCGGGCTACCTGTCGGCCGTCGACTACAAGCTGTACGCGGACGGCGTCGACTGGGACACCGTCCAAGAGATCAGCCGTCACGGTTACTCCATCAAGGATCTGAACCGGCGCCTGTTCCTCCCCCAGCGGGACGAGGAGATCATCGAGCACCTGCGGACGGCCTGGCGGGAGACAGCCGAACCCCGCGCCATCGTGTTCTGCCAGACAATCGAGCATGCCGAGCACATGGCGGGCCTTCTCGCCGTCTCGGATCCGGCATGGGCCAACGCCTCTCACCTTCACAGCGGTCTGCCGAAGCGTCACCGCGACGTCCTGCTCAACGAGTTCCGTCTCGGCCGCGTCCCGGTGATCACCTGCGTTGACGTGTTCAACGAAGGCGTCGACGTGCCCGACGTGAATCTGATTGCCTTCCTTCGAGTCACCCATAGCCGCAGGATCTTCGTGCAGCAACTCGGCCGGGGGCTGCGTCTGAGCCCCGGCAAGAAGACCCTGAAGGTCCTCGACTTCGTGACCGACATCCGTCGCGCCGCGGCGGTGCTGAACCTGCGCCGGACGCTGGAGGCTGAGGAGACAGAGCACTTGGAACTCCCGCACGTCTCCCGAATCGAGTTCCAGGACGAGACGGTCGGCTCCCTGATGGACATGTGGATCCAGGACGCCGCCGACCTCGAGACCGCGGCGGACGAGGTCCGCCTCCAGTTCCCTCTGCCGAAAGGAATTCTGTGA
- a CDS encoding sigma factor-like helix-turn-helix DNA-binding protein: MGEWLVRAWEAGAFDERERAVVAGRAEGRTLDEVGAVLGLSRERARQLQNGARKRLAGMADIIQSGWRETARAAGAGPAAPREAFAAALGVVDHVALEELLAAAGLDAPRTWAGPLRGWWSVDPRALGGALRRLVDAAPFRGDELGRVAAEAGLPAGLPLTWLLKHSESRLALSPDGHWVRRKARGRDAAYLWLLEAGRPCRPDELLDPMAATTVAAVREALRRDDRFQQIRPEGTWALTEWTHLRASPYATAVEAMVAVVTESGPLSRAQLFARVMELHPVTPWRLKQCLVSDQLGETPDGLVDLVSRGARPIEEEEPLQPDSMVIEGDVLGVRIPVTRDILRGSGVNVHTWLTWRLGLRRAPMSRTFATLGDHSPLVVRRSTSSAQLSSLRRHALELEVVDGCVLAVLLRLEDDTARVGHGCASDTCPARRARAAAPPAVKA, encoded by the coding sequence ATGGGTGAGTGGCTGGTCAGGGCGTGGGAGGCCGGGGCCTTCGACGAGCGTGAGCGGGCGGTCGTCGCGGGTCGGGCCGAGGGCCGGACTTTGGACGAGGTCGGGGCTGTGCTCGGGCTGAGCCGCGAGCGCGCGCGCCAGCTCCAGAACGGGGCGCGGAAGCGGCTCGCGGGGATGGCGGACATCATCCAGAGCGGCTGGCGGGAGACGGCCCGCGCCGCGGGCGCGGGCCCGGCCGCCCCGCGAGAGGCCTTCGCCGCCGCGCTTGGGGTCGTCGACCACGTGGCGCTGGAAGAGCTGTTGGCCGCAGCCGGACTGGACGCGCCGCGGACGTGGGCAGGGCCCTTGCGCGGGTGGTGGAGTGTCGATCCCAGGGCGCTGGGCGGCGCTCTGCGTCGACTCGTCGACGCCGCGCCCTTCCGCGGTGACGAGCTCGGCCGGGTGGCTGCCGAAGCCGGACTGCCGGCGGGCCTCCCCCTGACCTGGCTTCTGAAGCACTCCGAGTCGCGGCTGGCCTTGAGCCCCGACGGGCACTGGGTCCGCCGTAAGGCGCGGGGACGCGACGCCGCGTACCTGTGGCTGCTGGAGGCCGGGCGTCCATGCCGACCCGACGAACTGCTCGACCCGATGGCCGCGACGACCGTCGCGGCGGTGCGGGAGGCACTGCGCCGTGACGACCGGTTCCAGCAGATCCGCCCTGAGGGCACCTGGGCCCTGACTGAGTGGACGCACCTGCGCGCTTCCCCGTACGCCACGGCGGTGGAGGCAATGGTCGCGGTGGTCACCGAGTCGGGCCCCCTTTCCCGGGCGCAACTCTTCGCCCGGGTGATGGAACTGCACCCGGTCACCCCGTGGCGCCTGAAGCAGTGCCTGGTCAGCGATCAACTGGGCGAGACTCCTGACGGCCTCGTCGATCTCGTCTCCCGCGGCGCCCGCCCCATCGAGGAGGAGGAACCGCTCCAGCCCGACTCGATGGTCATCGAGGGCGACGTCCTGGGCGTGCGGATCCCTGTCACCCGGGACATCCTGCGCGGCAGCGGCGTCAACGTGCACACCTGGCTGACCTGGCGGCTCGGGCTGCGCCGGGCCCCGATGAGCCGCACATTCGCGACGCTCGGCGACCACTCGCCGCTCGTCGTCCGCCGCAGCACCAGCAGCGCCCAGCTTTCCAGCCTGCGCCGCCACGCGCTCGAACTCGAGGTCGTCGACGGCTGTGTGCTCGCCGTCCTCCTCCGCCTCGAAGACGACACCGCGCGCGTCGGACATGGCTGTGCGTCGGACACTTGCCCGGCGCGGCGGGCACGGGCAGCCGCGCCGCCTGCGGTGAAGGCCTGA
- a CDS encoding transposase family protein, which translates to MNYLADLIRGHCKKIGSRWRALPLGRIAGLVPAVLRCDQRPGGPPRTDLGGHRLPSRKLTSKLRAAGLGAIADLGLIGLDDSDPHADPTVITGYKASRNRPLTRGQKLSNKALAAVRAPVEHGFAHLKNWRVLGKVRTDPTWATALVRALLVLTNCEIAR; encoded by the coding sequence TTGAACTATCTCGCCGATCTGATACGCGGCCACTGCAAGAAGATCGGGTCGCGGTGGCGGGCCCTGCCCCTGGGAAGGATCGCGGGCCTGGTGCCGGCGGTGCTGCGCTGTGACCAGCGGCCGGGCGGCCCACCCCGGACGGACCTCGGAGGTCACCGCCTGCCGTCACGCAAACTCACCAGCAAGTTACGGGCGGCCGGGCTCGGCGCGATCGCCGACCTGGGATTAATCGGGCTCGACGACAGCGATCCCCACGCCGACCCGACGGTGATCACCGGCTACAAGGCCTCCAGGAACCGGCCGCTGACGCGCGGGCAGAAGCTGTCCAACAAGGCATTGGCGGCAGTACGGGCACCGGTCGAGCACGGGTTCGCCCACCTGAAGAACTGGCGCGTCCTCGGCAAGGTCCGCACCGACCCCACGTGGGCGACCGCTCTGGTCAGGGCGCTACTGGTCCTGACGAACTGCGAAATCGCCCGGTGA